A window of Rhododendron vialii isolate Sample 1 chromosome 11a, ASM3025357v1 contains these coding sequences:
- the LOC131306814 gene encoding uncharacterized protein LOC131306814, with amino-acid sequence MEAVLPIELEVPSLRVMTESGLEEVEWLSGRFVGLMLFDERRLCALYHVQGYQRRIAQAFNKKVKSRGLVERDMVTKEICAPMFDSRGKFRPMRSGPYIIKTILSRGAVKLIDLDAIPRPYGKVWHFRLKDSESPTPLITVECLSVEIGDTEVPSTDTVVLLRNA; translated from the exons atggaggcagtactccCTATTGAGTTGGAAGTTCCGTCCTTAAGAGTCATGACTGAAAGTGGTCTCGAGGAAGTTGAGTGGCTGAGTGGGAGGTTTGTCGggctgatgttgtttgatgagagaaggctctGTGCTCTGTATCACGTTCAGGGGTATCAACGACGAATTGCTCAAGCGTTcaataaaaaggtgaagtccaggggttTAGTCGAAAgggacatggttacaaaggaaatctGCGCCCCAATGTTTGATTCTCGCGGGAAGTTTAGACCGATGCGATCTgggccttacattatcaagaccatcctatccagGGGTGCTGTTaagctcatcgatctcgatg CGATTCCTCGGCCCTATGGTAAAGTCTGGCATTTCCGCCTGAAGGACTCTGAGTCCCCAACACCCCTGATAACTGTTGAatgtttgagcgttgaaattgGGGACACGGAAGTTCCCAGTACTGATACCGTTGTTCTCTTGAGAAACGCCTAG